One window of the Candidatus Rokuibacteriota bacterium genome contains the following:
- a CDS encoding trypsin-like peptidase domain-containing protein — MKKLLGALLAPALLAPALIMVIALPVLSAPAQAQNLNEVFRRANPSVVVIRARGRDVSNVGVTRFSETGSGVLVSADGKVMTAAHVVNAMDEITVEALGGERVSAKIIASEPAADLSLLQLERMPPSMRAARMADSSTVRVGDQVIVIGAPYGLAHSMSAGWVSARWPPNTVYKSMPLAEFFQTTATINTGNSGGPMFNMAAEVIGIVSHNISKSGGSEGLGFVVTINTAKKLLLERKSFWTGIDGTMLTGDLAAIFNVPEPSGFLVKTVAQGSSGWDMGLLGGDKIATIAGQQIAVGGDIILSVDGIAVGSDDNIEKIRNRLAAEPPGTPFKMKVLRAGKVIELTGKTQQ, encoded by the coding sequence ATGAAGAAGCTCTTGGGCGCCCTGCTCGCGCCCGCCCTGCTCGCGCCCGCCCTGATCATGGTCATCGCGCTGCCGGTGCTCTCCGCGCCGGCCCAGGCCCAGAACCTGAACGAGGTCTTCCGCAGGGCCAACCCGTCCGTCGTCGTGATCCGGGCCAGGGGGCGCGACGTCAGCAATGTCGGCGTCACCCGGTTCAGCGAGACGGGCTCGGGCGTGCTGGTCTCCGCCGACGGCAAGGTGATGACGGCGGCGCATGTGGTCAACGCCATGGACGAGATCACCGTGGAAGCGCTCGGCGGCGAGCGCGTGTCCGCGAAGATCATCGCCTCCGAGCCCGCCGCCGATCTCTCGCTCCTCCAGCTGGAGCGGATGCCCCCGAGCATGCGCGCGGCCAGGATGGCGGATTCGAGCACGGTCAGGGTCGGCGACCAGGTCATTGTCATCGGCGCGCCGTATGGGCTCGCGCACTCGATGAGCGCGGGCTGGGTCAGCGCGCGCTGGCCGCCCAACACCGTCTACAAGAGCATGCCGCTGGCTGAGTTCTTCCAGACCACGGCCACGATCAACACGGGCAACTCGGGCGGGCCCATGTTCAACATGGCGGCTGAGGTCATCGGCATCGTCAGCCACAACATCTCCAAGTCCGGCGGCAGCGAAGGGTTGGGCTTCGTCGTCACGATCAACACGGCCAAGAAGCTCCTGCTCGAGCGCAAGTCCTTCTGGACCGGCATCGACGGCACCATGCTGACGGGCGACCTGGCCGCCATCTTCAACGTCCCCGAGCCCTCCGGCTTCCTCGTCAAGACCGTGGCCCAGGGATCGTCGGGGTGGGATATGGGTCTCCTGGGAGGCGACAAGATCGCCACGATCGCGGGCCAGCAGATCGCCGTGGGCGGCGACATCATCCTGTCCGTCGACGGCATCGCCGTCGGGTCGGACGACAACATCGAGAAGATCCGCAACAGGCTGGCCGCCGAGCCGCCGGGCACGCCCTTCAAGATGAAGGTCCTCCGCGCCGGCAAGGTCATCGAGCTCACCGGCAAGACCCAACAGTAA
- a CDS encoding YajQ family cyclic di-GMP-binding protein — translation MAAENSFDIACKVDMQEVANAVNQAKREAETRYDLKGSKNEILEEKMDLVLTSADDMKLKAVLDILQSKLHRRGVDLKALTIKDPEPAAGGTVRQRITLQDGIPMEKAKEIVRLIKDSKIRVQASIQEKQVRVSGKNRDDLQAVIALVKSKDLGVALQFTNYRST, via the coding sequence ATGGCCGCTGAAAACAGCTTCGACATCGCGTGCAAGGTGGACATGCAGGAGGTCGCCAACGCCGTCAACCAGGCCAAGCGGGAGGCCGAGACCCGCTACGACCTCAAGGGCTCGAAGAACGAGATCCTCGAGGAGAAGATGGACCTCGTCCTGACCTCCGCCGACGACATGAAGCTCAAGGCCGTGCTCGACATCCTCCAGTCCAAGCTCCACCGCCGCGGCGTCGACCTCAAGGCGCTCACGATCAAGGACCCGGAGCCCGCGGCCGGCGGAACCGTGCGCCAGCGCATCACGCTCCAGGACGGCATCCCCATGGAGAAGGCCAAGGAGATCGTGCGCCTCATCAAGGACTCCAAGATCCGCGTCCAGGCCTCGATCCAGGAGAAGCAGGTGCGGGTCTCCGGCAAGAACCGCGACGACCTCCAGGCGGTCATCGCGCTGGTGAAGTCGAAGGACCTGGGCGTCGCGCTCCAGTTCACGAACTATCGGTCCACGTGA